CTGACATTGTTGGTTCTACAAAAGCGATTGAAGAAGGTCGTTATAAGGATGTGAATACTGCCGGTGGTCTAACGGCGATTGCTGTAGCCAATGTGTATGGGCACATGGATTTTCCATTTGTATTTGGTGGGGATGGAGTTACGTTTTTATTACCTATCAATTTGTTGTTTCCCATTCGTTCCGCCATTGCTGATACCATCACCCAAGTTCGTTTAGCGTTTGGTTTGGAAATGCGTGCAGGGATTGTTCCTGTGCAGGAATTATACCGAGCTGGTACTGAATTATTTTTAAGCAAATTCAAAGCTTCTGATCATTATGTGCAATGTTCTCTTTTTGGAACTGCTTTGCCTCTTGCGGAACAATGGATCAAAGAAGGAAAAGATGAATCCTATTTGGTCCGTGAAAATGAAAAAATCCTACCTGCCGATTTCACAGGTTTTACTTGCCGTTGGAAGGATGTCCCCAGTGAAAGAGGGGAGATTGTTTCCCTGATTGTCAAACCAAACCATTCTGATTTAGAAGTTTGTAAAAAGATCGTCACACGGGTATTACATTTTATCCGTTCCGAATATGGAGAAGAAAAAGAATACCATCCACTCAGTCTCAACCAAATCGAATTGGATAATGGCAATCATTTACGAAAAGAAGCTGTCGCAAGAACTGGAAAACATTCAGGGATACGTTATCGCCTAACACTGTTTCAAATTTGGATCGAAAGGACCTTAATGGCCGTGGCCATGAAATGGAAACTACCTCTCAAATCAGGGCATTATTCTTTGGATCGATTAAAAGAATACCAAGTGATGTCTGCTGACTTCCGGAAATATGATGGAACTCTTAAGATGGTCATTGATGGATCCAAAAAACATAGGTTGGCACTTGAGGCCTTCTTACAAAAGTTAGAAGGTGAAGGGTTACTACATTATGGAATTTTTGTTTCGAACAGGTCACTTATGACCTGTGTCTTAAAAGTAGC
The sequence above is a segment of the Leptospira sp. WS39.C2 genome. Coding sequences within it:
- a CDS encoding DUF3095 domain-containing protein, producing the protein MDDFYKNLKPSSQFQNIFEGSTVTKVPDDWFVLITDIVGSTKAIEEGRYKDVNTAGGLTAIAVANVYGHMDFPFVFGGDGVTFLLPINLLFPIRSAIADTITQVRLAFGLEMRAGIVPVQELYRAGTELFLSKFKASDHYVQCSLFGTALPLAEQWIKEGKDESYLVRENEKILPADFTGFTCRWKDVPSERGEIVSLIVKPNHSDLEVCKKIVTRVLHFIRSEYGEEKEYHPLSLNQIELDNGNHLRKEAVARTGKHSGIRYRLTLFQIWIERTLMAVAMKWKLPLKSGHYSLDRLKEYQVMSADFRKYDGTLKMVIDGSKKHRLALEAFLQKLEGEGLLHYGIFVSNRSLMTCVLKVASSDEVHFVDGADGGFAMAAKALKEKLKGN